In the genome of Cryptomeria japonica chromosome 8, Sugi_1.0, whole genome shotgun sequence, one region contains:
- the LOC131050639 gene encoding heavy metal-associated isoprenylated plant protein 20 — translation MSEEVKSHTLVLRIKMDCLGCYNKVRKALMKIYDIHSHVIEKKENKVTVSGPFEPEELVKQIAKKTRKKVEVLESTINE, via the exons ATGTCGGAAGAAGTAAAG AGTCATACTTTAGTGTTGAGAATAAAAATGGACTGCTTGGGATGCTACAATAAAGTAAGGAAAGCTCTGATGAAAATATACG ATATCCATAGCCATGTGATCGAGAAGAAGGAGAACAAAGTGACTGTAAGTGGACCATTTGAACCAGAGGAGTTAGTAAAGCAAATTGCCAAAAAGACAAGGAAGAAAGTAGAAGTCTTGGAGAGTACAATAAATGAGTGA